In Lolium rigidum isolate FL_2022 chromosome 7, APGP_CSIRO_Lrig_0.1, whole genome shotgun sequence, the DNA window gcaattgcagagtctaaaggaaatagcttcgagtacttacaacggcgccggaaaatagcttagtagccgagatccggagtgtgagtaccttttacctttcctcccggcaacggcgccgtgaaaatagcttgatgtctacgggtgcttctattcttgtagacagtgttgggcctccaagagcgagaggtttgtagaacagcagcaagttttcccttaagtggatcacccaaggtttatcgaactcggggaggaagaggtcaaagatatccctctcatgcaaccactgcaatcacaatgcaagaagtctcttgtgtccccaacacaccaaatacacttgtcagatgtataggtgcactagttcggcgaagagatagtgaaatacaagtaatatggatgtatatgagtggtaatagcaatctgaataaaatatggcagcgagtaaacatgcaacaaaacagtaaacaaacggagattcgatgcttggaagcaaggcctagggatcctgctttcactagtggacactctcaacaatgatcacataataggactactctacactcttttgttggatgatgaacaccactaattgtgtaggattacacgaaccctcaatgccggagttaacaagctccacgagtattcgatattcatgtttaagtaaccttagagtgcaagatagatcaacacaattacaccaagaactaacatagcgtgcacactcgtcaccatcacaccatgaaaggggcatagatcacatcaacactatcatagtaataattaactccataacctacaagagattatgatcataatctacgccaagtactaacacggatgcacacactgtcaccattacaccgtgaaggaggaatagagtactttaataacatcactagagtagcacatagataatattcaactagatcacataaagagagagatgaaccacatagctacagcggagccctcaaccccgggggtgaattactccctcctcatcatggagacagcgatggcggtgaagatggcggtggagacggcggtggagatgactccgggggcaattccccgtcccggcagggtgccggaacagagacttctgtcccccgaattggagttttgcgatgtggcggcgcccctggagtctttttggagtttcgtcaagaggtaccgcgtttttaggtcgaaaggggttatataggcgaagaggcggcgcaggagggctggcggtggtggttccgggaaaaataggaacccgggcgttgatttcgtccgattccgagaatatttcgttactaggatttccgaaaccaaaaacagcagaaaacgagaaccgacacttcggcatcttgttaataggttagttccagaaaatgcacgaatatgacataaagtgtgcataaaacatgtagatatcatcaataatgtggcatgaaacataagaaattatagatacgtttgagacgtatcacccagcgCCCCTTCCTCTCCAGGATCATCATCAAAATTTAGCCTCTGCATTCGATCCTTTCTAACACCTAGAGCCAACACATTGTCCTCCTCCATGGCTACAGCCGGGCCAGTTTTCAGCGGGCTAGATGCCGTAtctttctcctcctcatcctcaaaAGCGTCCTCAGATGATCGCTTCCGTTCCGCATTCCAATCTCCTCTACCTCCGCGACCTCTACCTCTTCCTCTCGCAGCAAACGAGACCCTGAAGCTGGGGAGGCTGTTAATTTGGTTTTGGCGTTGCGCATACATCCAATTACCATACTGCACATCTTCTTCATTATGTATGCCATCTCCACACTCctccatgtcatgtcctaaaacaCCACACACATGACAAAAATAGCCAATCTTCTCATACTTGACCTGGAGCATCTGTCTTCCCTCTCCTTCTATATTCAACGGGGTGAACCTAATCATAGGTTCGTTGACATTAATGCTAGCACGAACCCTAACATAATCTCCTTCAAACCACCGCTGGTGGGTCATCTCAATGCTCTTCACTTTCCCAATCCTCCTTGCCAACTGATCAACTATTTCCACTTCCCTGTATAGTTCTGGAATTGAATGAATTTGACTCCAAACCTCGGTTCTTTCCAGGGGGACTGATCTTGGATTCCCTTTGCCATCATATTCAGAAATCACCACCACCAGCTTGCGGAACAGCCATGGCCCTTGGAACATCACTTTATTCCAGTCGCCAAGACAGAAAAATTTGAAAGTGAAAAGGTTGTCGTCCACCTCCCTCAGATCTGGATCGATTGCAAGTCCCCATATGTAGCGTAGGGTTTGGAAGAGAGTAGTGGTGTGGCTTACCTATAACCCAATATGGTTGAGATTAGTTGACTTGGGTTGCCGacctttactcaccgacatgtgaaCCCCGCATATAATGGTTCCATATGGCAATGACATAAGCAACATGACTTTGTTGTTGCTAGAGCCAACCGATCTTTGGTCAACCCAAaaatggtacatcttggttctttATTTTGTTTGTACAAACAACTcttatatttaaaaaaaataaatggCTTATTGCAACAAGGGCGGTATACATGCAAGTAGAAATAATGTGAAAAACAAAATTAATCAAAACTGTTGGATGTGCATACCCAACACGGTTGAAATTGGTTAACTACTTTTATTAAAATATGGGATATGTATAGCCTAACAGGTGAAATTAGTTGACTTGGGGCTGTTGAGTTTGACTAAACGGCATGTAGACCCCATATATAACGATTTCAAGTGTCAGTGACACAAAGTAACCTGACTTTAACCTTGCTATAAGGTTGCTAAGGCCAACCGATCTTTGCCCAACCCAAAAAAGGTTACATcctgattttttattttgtttatacaAGAAACCATTttgtttttgaaaaataaaagtctACTAGAACAAGAGTGGTATACATGCAACTAGTTGACTTGGGGCTGCTGACTTTAAATGACTAATATGTGGACCCATCGTACAATAGTTTCACGTGTCAGTCGCACAAAGTAACCTACGTTTGAAGTTTGAAGTTGCTAAATGCAGCCCAAAAAATATAGATGTGGAGCTATACCCAGGCGGACCATGGTCTAGGGTGGAGAATTTTTTTCACCAATATATTTGTAGAAAAACTAAATTTACTCTATAATTTAGCATATTTATAACACTTTATGCAAAGTTGGCTCGGGGATTGACTAAATCCTGGATCTATACCACTTAAAAAGGCTGGACATTCAATTCGGTTTACGGGTGCATATAATCTTATTGTGCGAAAAACAATTGAAAATGTTAAAAATTTGAATAAAACTGACATTGTATGTCCGCGCACAAGTTTTCAGGAGAAAAAATTTCTTGTGACGTGTGTAAGTCAAGGGATATCTTTTTGTCTCAAAATATTCCTTTTCCCCACATGCCACACAAAATGAGACAAAAAGGTATCTCGTGGCTTGTTGTCTCCACAGGACACACAAAAATGGGGCAAAAAGATATCCCATAACTTATACAGGCCACACAAAACGTTATTTCTCAGAAGATTTATGTGCAAACATAGAATATGCGAATGTACATATGAAATTCTATTTTAATATTTTTACAtttttgaaatttattttttatgCGATTTTATAATAGAcctaggagccaaagcgccacctcCTAGGTCCCGATTCTttatcttgttgctgcaaagaagcaTTATATTTTTGAGAAATACTAAAAATCTATACTGAAACAAAAGTGGTATTATTACCTAGAAAAATCATGAGAAAACAAAGGAAAGAAAATTTGTGAAAAATGCTGGCTGTGGGGTTCGAACCCACGCGCACTTATGTGCAGAAGATCTTAAGTCTTCCCCCTTAACCACTCGGGCAAACCAGCTCTTTCTGTCACTTGTTCAGCACAGATTATATTTGATCAAATAGTGGTTCGGAACTTCAGATCCCCATCCACGtgaccacgtcgcacgaacgtgttGCTGCCCGACGTCTCGTCCCACCGATATCGCCGCCCGCCGCCTCAATTCTCAGAACCGGCACGGTGAAGCAAAGCAACCCATCCATCTCAATTCTCAGAGCGCCGCCGAGTCGCGCCGCCATACTCCCCACACTGCGGCGCCGTGCACTGCCCCAAGCCCCCAAGCTGGCCTCACAGCCATCCGCCCTTACCCCATATCAACCGCCCCCATGCTCCATGGCAGCAACCGCGCGCTCTCAGCTTTCGCCCCGCAATCCACGGCGGACCGGTCAGTCGCCGCACGCACACCGGCCCAagctcgccgcgccgcctccgctcGCAAAAGTGCCGCTGCCTTCTCTCGCCAACCGAAGAACGCCCTCGGCTAGTCCGGCGAGAGGGAATGGGAGGCCCCTCCTAAATTTATCCTCGGGGGCCTGCACGAGGTTTCCGGAATCCGGAGGCCAGCGAGGATGACGGCCTCCCCCGTCCACACGCTGCTATTCGCGGTTCAACGCCAAGGCCATTTCTCTAATTCGTCCCCtgttctcctcctccatctctgtgCCTCGCACCAAATTTGGCGCCTCTCCAGCAAGGGCTGGTGTTGGGGAAAAGCCTGGAGGGAAAGCAATCGATGCAGTTGCTGTGACATGGTGAAATTCAGGGATTGCTCCTTCGTCACCCTGTATCCGTCAGGTACGAATGCCAATTTGGATGAGGGGGAATGTAACTTACTCTGTAATCTGTGCATGCCCTGGGGTTCCCACCGGGTTAGACTGTGGAACCTCAGTTGCGTAATTATGATAACGGAATTGTTGTTGCTTAAATTTCACCATCTTATTTCTTCAGTGTGGACATGTTTGCTTGCTTAGGCGATCAATTTGATGCTGTAATCACATTTTGTAGAAATATATGGAGTTTCCATGTTACCATTCAGGATCTACCTTGTCTCTACATAATTGTCGTGCACAAACAACTTGCATCCAAGTTTAGCTCTTTGGTCCATCAAATATGCAGTCACCGCTCCAAATTTAGCTGGAACGAACAGGCAAATTTCTCTTATTTTTAGACAAAAGCCTTCCTGTCTGTCTTATATTGAAATCTGCACCCACAAGGCCATACCAAGCTTGCCGGAGTTTTCGTCTTGCAACTTCGATGGCATAACCATGGAAATTAGACATCCTTTTTTTTCCTTATTCTGTGGGTAAATTCGTTTGATTTATTTTCTATTCTGTGCCAATTGCGCTAATCAGAAGATTATTTGTTGCTTCTTTGCACCATGTAAGAAACCCTTGTCCTAACAAACCATGAACCTTTTGTTCTCTTCCCTGGTGCTATATTTTCATATTGTTAGGTTACATACTGCATACTTAATTGATGACATGCCTTCCTTCAAGTATGCAATCTATGCCATTTATATAAGATATAGTCATCTTCTTTTATACTTCTTTCAATATAACTTGATATTTTACTTTGCATTTAAGTCAATTTTACTAACTCATGTTGAGAGATTTGAGTTTTTTTAATTATATATTGGCCAATGCAATTAATTTGCAAACATCGCGGACATTTCTGTTGATTACCCATACATTTATCATGTATGTGCTGAGGACAAAGAGCAATATCATATTCAATAATTGCTCTCTTTGTAGATGAAATTTGACTAAGAAGGCACCATGGAGAGGGTTGAGGTTGACGCGGACTTTATTATTGCCGGCAATTGGAAGGTATCCAGTTTATCCCCTCATTCCGCCAAAAGCTATTATTAATTAAGCGATCGATCGTGCTGTTCTTTGTGGCTGTCTTTAGATATAGGAAGACACTGAACACAGCTGCTGACTTCCTAGGGTGCCTTGTGATGCTTATGTAGTTATGTATATAAGCACTCTCGTGTTAGAAATAAAATTTGATCCAGTAAGTACTCACCACTAGTTTGTATTGTATTCCCTATGTTCCAAATTAAGTGACACAGTTTCTTTCCAAAATGAgcgaatctacacactaaaacgcgTCTAGATACACCAAATTTGACCAAAGCTGCGTCACTTaatttggatcagagggagtatatgATAAGACTCTCTGTGAGAACATCCAGATCCCACCAAACAGTAAGTTAGTAAACTGTGATAAACACAGAAGTTTCTTTTCTCTCATTTCCTATCTTTTACTGCCATTGGAATTCGTAACTTTGCGTACTCTGTAATACGACATATTGAAATTGTAGATTCATTTGTTCGTGAAACATTGTAGATTCATTTGGATTGTATTTTCCTATTTGTGCAGCTACATGGAGAACTATGTAAGAAACTTTACACTGTAGTTCATGAAGTTTCGAATGCCATCCCTGCCCTTGAGGCTACAAGACCTGGAAGTAGTTCTGGACTTCTGGCATTGAGTTCCTTGCGCATAGCTGTTGATAAGGCCAAGAATCTACTTCAGTATTGCTCAGAGTGTAGCAAACTTTACTTGGTATGTAATTTATCAATTTTCATATGTGTAAATATGCTTGGAGTTTCCATGTATACATGGACTTTTCTTGGTACAACACTACTACAGTATCATATTGTTGATGGTAGTTGGATAATCTTGGTCATCAAACTTGCTTGGCTGTGTTTGATGTTAGAAACCAAGTATTCTGATACTATCACATTCTGCTATTTGTTACAGCAATTCAATGTTTGTGCTTAACATGGTTACCGTTTTGCAGGCTCTAACAGCAGAATGTGTTCTTACAAAATTTGAAAAAGCAAGATCCGCTCTTTTAGAAAGTCTTCATCAGTTGGAGGAAACACTCCCAGAAGCATTTAATTCTCAGGTCATCACTGGTCATGTACAAACATATTTGTAGAATTCCTTCTACAGAATATAGTGTATCCTCATGGGTAGATTTACCACAAGGcagtgcaatttttgttttaccaTAAAGTCGAATTCTTCTTCACTACCTCAATATAGTCATGTTGATGGTTGAGTTCGCCATGCTGCAGCCTTTAGCACTAACTGTTTTCTCATGATTTATTTTTTGTTCCTCTGCAATCCTATTGCTTGTATGATCATTTCTCCAGAAACCCTCAGATAATTatctgttgttgtaaactttcagATTCCAGAGATCGCACATGAGCTGGAGAACTCAATTTTTGCTTTAGATCTGGCCGAAAAACAAGCTGGTGATGAAGTGAAACAAATAATTCAGAATGAGAAGAAATCCAATGGATTCCTTGATGACAGTGAACTTGAATTCTTTCGGCAAACTGTTTTGAGAGTTGGCGTTACATCATCAGCTGCAGCTCTTGCTGAGAGAAGAGCGCTTCGAAGGCTTCTTGAGAGAGCCCATGCAGAAGAAGACACGAAGAAAGAATCAATAGCAGCCTATCTACTGCATCTCTTGAGAAAATACTCAAGTCATTTTAGGAGTGAAACAATGGATTCCATCAACTCTCAGTGCTCAAGTCCTTCATGCTCCTTCAGTTCAATATCTAGCTCAGTTGATCTCCATGGAAATGCCCCTGCTCTTGAGAAGCTCCTGCCTAGGTCTGGCTCCTTTAATTTCAAACAGATTAAAGGCTTATCAGGGAGCATGCCATTGCCACCTGAGGAACTAAGGTGTCCAATCTCCCTGCAGCTCATGTATGACCCTGTTGTCATCGCATCTGGTCAGACATACGAGCGAGCTTGCATTGAGAAATGGTTTAACAGTGGCAACACAAGCTGCCCAAAAACTCGGAAGCAGCTGTCCCAGCTTTCCGTGACACCTAATTACTGCATCAAGGGTCTGATAACATCCTGGTGTGAAAAAAACGGGGTTCCAGTTCCATCCGCCCCGCCGGAATCTCCAAAGCTCAAATATTTGCGGATAACATCTCTAAAAAGTAGCAAATGCCTGGTGACTAATGGTGTTAGCACGATTTTGTTCGAAGAAACAGGCGCAAAAGATGACAAGTGCAACACTGATGCTGCTTTGGAGAAGTGCTCGAGTCAGAACTCCAGAGAGGCGATATCCGAGGGatgcgaagaggaagaagaggaggtctCTGTGGAGAAGTGCTCTTATGAGAATAACCCTGGAGAGGCTGCACCTGAGAGATGTGAACGTTGGCTGCATGTGTTGAACAAGGGTGGCGAGTGTATCGATGAACAgcgtgaggtggtggagcagATCAGGTTCCTGTTAAAGGATGATGATGAACTCAGGGACTATGTGGGTGCTAATGGTATTACTGAGCCGCTCACTTGCTTCCTGAAGATGGCTGTCAGCAAAGAAGATGTGCAGTCTCAGGAGGTTGGAACAATGGCTCTTTTCAATCTTGCTGTCAGCAATAACAGGTAAACTATGTATCGGTATATTCCTTTTATCCCTGtaatcatagtgtcaacaagctaCCCTCATCGTAACAGAAGCAAGCATGGGTAGATGGTTTTAGCACAGTTGATTTCATCTCTGTGTCTGCCTTCCAGGAACAAGAAGCAGCTGCTCTCAGCTGGAGTTATCCCCCTGATGGAGCAGATGATACAGAAACCAGAGACCTGCGAGGCTGCCGTGGCCATGTACCTAAACCTCTCTTGCCTGGAGGAGGCGCAAGCCATCATCGGTTCGAGTGAAGCTATCCATTTCCTGATCAGCAGCCTGCGCGAAGAAGGCGCCCGGAGCAACACCTGCCGCCTCGACGCTCTCCTGACGCTGTACAACCTGTCCCTGCACGCACCCAACATCCCGCTCCTCCTCTCCTCGGGCATCGTCCACAGCATCCACACTGTGCTGACGCCGTCGTCCTCGTGGACGGACAAGGCCCTGACCGTGCTGATCAACCTGGCCATGACCTGGGCCGGGAAGAAGGAGGTCGCAGCGAACCAGGCGATCGTGGGCGACATCGTGCTCATCCTCGACAACGGGGAGCCAGCGGAGCAGGAGAAGGCCGTGTCATGCCTGTGGATCATCTGCAACGGCGATGAGGGGTGCAGCCAGACGGTGCTCCAGGAAGGCGTGATCCCGGCGCTGGTGTCCCTGACGGCGAACGGCACTGGCAGGGCCAAGGACAAGGCGCAGAAGCTGCTGCGGCTGTTCCGGGAGCAGCGGCAGCGCGAGCTGGAGCAGCAGCAGCCGCGCGTGCAGCTGCACGAGGTGGCGAGCCAGGCGGTggcggagcaggagcagcaggagcaggagcagcagcaactgcaggaggaagaggaggcggcagcgGCTGTGGTGGAAGAGGCTGCTGCCGCGAAGGCGGCGGCAGAGCAGAGCAGCGAGAGCAGGAGGCCCCCGCGGCTGAGCAGGTCGAGGTCCAAGCGGTTCGCCAGGGCCTTCACTTGCCTTCTCAAGAAGTGGACGATGCAAGGCGGCGGCGACAGGTGTAAACTGTAACATTGTGTGTCCCCGTCTTCATGTCTTGTATAtcttcgcctcgcctcgcctcctccTCATGTGTTGTGGTATCGTTCACATGCACTCACCAATGTATGTGTTCGTTAAACTAGCGAAATTGTACAGAACTAATTTCACCATTTACCATCTGGGAGAAGAGCTTGTCTCGTCCGAGTAAGACGTTGAAGAGATGAAGATGGTTTGGTTGTACTCTTTGCTAGTAGCATTCTGGAGAAGATGGTGCAGAGATGCTGAACTTTTATCTGAATTTTTCGGCACTTCATAGCCTGTTTTTTTTTTCACCGCGAATCCCAAATCGTGTGTAAAACGAGAATCGGTTTCGGAGGTACTTCTGGGCAGATTCCCGAGCTTCTCCTAATGGGAATGAAGGGGTATCCAGATCTTGCCCTTTCCTTCATTGTATTTACAGAGAAATGCCACCGCAGTGGGATGGGTTgggaagtaaaaaaaaatcaaaaaaaaatcacaacCCGCACCCCTAGTCGCCCTGCATCCCATCCCCGGAGCAGAACCCAACCCGCACTAGGGTttccctgccgcagcgacctcccGCCGCCATCGTCGCGCCTTCCCTCTTGCCGACCCCGGGaccggccgccgtcgccgcgatCGCCCGCCAACCCGACGTCCTCGCGGAACGGCCCCCTCTCCTCCTGCCGACGATCTCGAGCTAGGGCTGCTCCTCCCCATGGCTTCCTCCTAGCAGCAGTGGCCTTTTATTTATCTGTTTCTGGTCATATAAAACTTCAGCGACGTGAAGTTGCGTTCATATACGATTGAGTGCTAGGTTAATTGTTAGTAATTCCCACTTCTGGATACAATTCATTGATAGTACATGACTACAAATTTCAGTTTTCGGTTTGCAATTTCTAATGTACGGATTTTTAGATTGAAAAGCCGAAACATGGGAAAGCAAATTGGGATGTGTTTGCTCATTGTGTGTTTCTAGACGTGTGCATCGAAGATGTGAATAAAAATAATCGTCCGGTTCATGTTTCGAATGCCAATGCTTACAACAATTTGGTAATGAACTTCAACCAACGCACAAAGAGAAATTATGATAGGAAGCAAATGAAACATAGGTGGGACACACTCAAAATAGATTACACTGTTTGGAAGGGATTGCTCCAACATGCATCCGGTCTAGGAAGAGATCCTATCACTCAAACCATTGCCGCAAGTGACGATTGGTGGGAACTTGAGTTAGAGGCAATCATATTGGTGGACAGCCCTATGTTTTCCTTtagttgtttctttttatttgctATACTGATGTTTTCTTGTACATGCAAATGTGTCCTGAGGCAGCCAAGTTTCGCATAGCCCTACTGCTAGATGACGAGGACTTCAAGAATTTTTTGACAGGAATGTTGTGACCAATGTGACTTGCTAGAGTGCCACCATCATCTCAAGTTCGAGCTTTTCAGGCTGAAGCTCCCCAGTCTGGAGTCAATGTTGATGACATTGATGGTTCAGGTTGTGAAGGCGACGACGAGCCTGTTATTACACCTTTGCATGGTCAAGGTAAGAAGAATAAGAGATGCCCTTACTCACCTAGCCCACACCAAAGATGAGCACTAGGAGTGTCTCGAGGTTGGATCGTATGATAGATTTCATGTGaaaaaggaggagaagaaggagcagATTAGGATGGTAGAGGAAGAGAAGAGTAGAGACTCCATGACATTTTCGGAGCGTGTTCAGGACTCTGCTAGGCAGGAGATTAGACGGATGGTTGCTTTAATCTCTGCGGATGGAGGTAAACCTGGGAGCAAGGAGTACTTCTATGCCACACAGTTGTTCATCCTACAAGAGTATCATGATGTCTTCATTTGTTTGGAGGAGGATGCTACGCTCGAGCAGAGGCTTGATTGGATTAGgataacattttttttttgaacaaactaGATATATTGACATTTAAGGATCATGGTACATCAGTACATGGCTCTCAATAGAAGAGCAAGAAAGATAAGTGCCTAGTTGCACAATACAACATAAAGCGGATTCAAACTCGTGAAGATGATGAACATCACAAACGGAACCGTACGACATTCGATCATCCGTCGACAAATCGGATTCGAAGTTGCCACATCTGCAATCTTTAAGGGCCTCGATAATCATGCGATCTAGTTGATGCCCCGCAGGTGGCTCTCCCGGCGGTCTATCTGGAATATGCACACGAGGTGTAGAATTGAGCTGTAGATATCGAATAGCCATCACCGAGCTCAATGTCAGAGCATCTCTGCTGTTGAATCTGGGGATCAACGACGGAGGAGTTGTCGTCCACCTCCGGTGACACAACCCGAACAGATCAGAGACTGCAACTTCAACAAGGCGTTCATCTGACAATGACAAGCAAGTGCAACTTGTGCAGCTGTAACTTTTAGGATGATCCTTCTCAATTGCATCTATAGCACTGCCACTGATTTTCATTGAGGCCATATGATAATTTAAAGTATGTGCCTCAGATGTGCCACCCAAAATCTTCGAACGAACATAATCTGAGCTCCACGCGACCACCATGATGGCAGTACGACGCAGAATAGGATCATACATTGATATGGTGGCGACAGATCGTTGCTCAACATCCAAAACCGCTCTTATATCTGAGGCATAATTAGAAGTTGATCTCTGAAAATTTTGAGAACTTGCCTTAGTTGTACCTTCCAGCAGCGTGTTCTGGTGGTGCTCACCATTTTCCTGATGATAGTCATCTTGTACATCACGGCTGCCACACAAATCAACAACG includes these proteins:
- the LOC124671795 gene encoding U-box domain-containing protein 7-like, with the protein product MERVEVDADFIIAGNWKLHGELCKKLYTVVHEVSNAIPALEATRPGSSSGLLALSSLRIAVDKAKNLLQYCSECSKLYLALTAECVLTKFEKARSALLESLHQLEETLPEAFNSQIPEIAHELENSIFALDLAEKQAGDEVKQIIQNEKKSNGFLDDSELEFFRQTVLRVGVTSSAAALAERRALRRLLERAHAEEDTKKESIAAYLLHLLRKYSSHFRSETMDSINSQCSSPSCSFSSISSSVDLHGNAPALEKLLPRSGSFNFKQIKGLSGSMPLPPEELRCPISLQLMYDPVVIASGQTYERACIEKWFNSGNTSCPKTRKQLSQLSVTPNYCIKGLITSWCEKNGVPVPSAPPESPKLKYLRITSLKSSKCLVTNGVSTILFEETGAKDDKCNTDAALEKCSSQNSREAISEGCEEEEEEVSVEKCSYENNPGEAAPERCERWLHVLNKGGECIDEQREVVEQIRFLLKDDDELRDYVGANGITEPLTCFLKMAVSKEDVQSQEVGTMALFNLAVSNNRNKKQLLSAGVIPLMEQMIQKPETCEAAVAMYLNLSCLEEAQAIIGSSEAIHFLISSLREEGARSNTCRLDALLTLYNLSLHAPNIPLLLSSGIVHSIHTVLTPSSSWTDKALTVLINLAMTWAGKKEVAANQAIVGDIVLILDNGEPAEQEKAVSCLWIICNGDEGCSQTVLQEGVIPALVSLTANGTGRAKDKAQKLLRLFREQRQRELEQQQPRVQLHEVASQAVAEQEQQEQEQQQLQEEEEAAAAVVEEAAAAKAAAEQSSESRRPPRLSRSRSKRFARAFTCLLKKWTMQGGGDRCKL